In a genomic window of Cuculus canorus isolate bCucCan1 chromosome 4, bCucCan1.pri, whole genome shotgun sequence:
- the LYAR gene encoding cell growth-regulating nucleolar protein, which produces MVVFTCNACGESVKKAQVEKHVGICRNCECLSCMDCGKDFWGDDYKEHVRCISEDQKYGGKDFEAKTNKGDAKQQEWIQKIHEVMKKPKINPKVRNILEQMRVFDNIPRKKVKFQNWMKNSLRISDSTLQDQVWDIFSEATRNTSSEKEQDKPQQKEGGQSAETGEETVAEENGITDDKTERKKSKRERKEERQKNKKKEKKDLKLENQSEVKKSKKSKKGKESLENELEINGNGLQNELEEERNVKKRKHKHAEEEPRTTAKKMKIEHISEDMETENTNENEGNVGTDKGKFNWKGTIRAVLKQAPDNEISIKKLRKKVIAQYYAVAGEHHKSEEDILVIFNKKVNNNPKFKVLKDKVKLLK; this is translated from the exons ATGGTCGTGTTCACGTGCAACGCGTGTGGAGAGTCGGTGAAGAAAGCGCAGGTTGAAAAACATGTGGGCATCTGCAGGAACTGCGAGTGCCTCTCCTGCATGGATTGTGGGAAGGATTTCTG GGGTGATGATTATAAGGAACACGTGAGGTGCATAAGTGAAGACCAGAAATATGGTGGAAAAGATTTCGAAGCCAAAACTAACAAAGGGGATGCTAAACAACAGGAGTGGATTCAG AAAATTCATGAAGTAATGAAGAAGCCAAAAATAAACCCTAAAGTGCGAAACATTCTGGAGCAAATGAGGGTCTTTGACaatattccaagaaaaaaagtaaagtttcaG AATTGGATGAAGAACAGTTTGAGAATTAGTGACAGCACTTTGCAAGACCAGGTGTGGGatattttctctgaagcaaCCAGAAAC ACTtcaagtgaaaaagaacaagacaaaCCACAACAGAAAGAAGGGGGGCAGTCTGCAGAAACTGGGGAGGAAACGGTGGCAGAAGAAAACGGAATTACAGATGAtaaaactgagaggaaaaagagtaaGAGAGAACgaaaagaagagagacaaaagaacaaaaagaaggagaaaaaagacttGAAATTAGAAAACCAGTCAGAAGTAAAAAAGAGTAAGAAGtccaaaaaaggaaaggagagctTGGAGAATGAacttgaaataaatggaaacgGCCTTCAAAATGAActagaagaggaaagaaatgtaaagaaacgCAAACATAAACATGCAGAAG AGGAACCTCGTaccacagcaaagaaaatgaaaattgaacacatttcagaagacatggaaacagaaaacaccaatgaaaatgaaggaaatgtcGGAACAGATAAAG GTAAATTCAACTGGAAGGGAACCATCAGAGCTGTTCTGAAACAGGCTCCAGACAATGAAATTTCAATtaagaaactaagaaaaaag GTTATAGCTCAGTACTATGCAGTAGCTGGTGAACATCACAAATCAGAAGAGGATATTCTTGTCATATTTAATAAGAAAGTGAATAACAATCCCAAATTCaaagttttaaaagacaaagttAAACTCCTGAAATAA